From Mycobacterium lacus, one genomic window encodes:
- a CDS encoding crotonase/enoyl-CoA hydratase family protein — MVITINRPEARNAVNGAVSVGVGDALDVAQHDPEVRAVVITGAGDKSFCAGADLKAIARRENIYHPDHPEWGFAGYVHHFIDKPTIAAVNGAALGGGTELALASDLVVADQCATFGLPEVKRGLIAAAGGVFRIVHQLPRKVAMELLLTGEPLTASDAREWGLINQVTEEGSVLDAALALAARVTVNAPLSVQASKRIAYGVDDGVIGDEEAGWERTVREMRSLIRSEDAKEGPLAFAEKREPVWKAR, encoded by the coding sequence ATGGTCATTACCATCAACCGGCCGGAAGCCCGCAACGCGGTCAACGGCGCCGTCAGCGTCGGCGTCGGGGATGCGCTCGACGTTGCGCAACACGATCCGGAGGTGCGGGCCGTCGTGATCACCGGTGCCGGCGACAAGTCGTTTTGCGCCGGGGCGGATCTTAAGGCGATCGCGCGCCGGGAGAACATCTATCACCCGGACCATCCCGAATGGGGCTTCGCCGGTTACGTGCACCACTTCATCGACAAGCCCACCATCGCCGCGGTCAACGGCGCCGCGCTGGGCGGGGGCACCGAGCTCGCCTTGGCCAGCGACTTGGTGGTGGCCGACCAGTGCGCCACGTTCGGCCTGCCGGAGGTCAAACGCGGCCTGATCGCCGCTGCCGGCGGTGTTTTCCGGATCGTCCACCAATTGCCCCGCAAAGTGGCGATGGAACTGCTGTTGACGGGCGAGCCGCTCACCGCATCCGACGCCCGGGAATGGGGCCTGATCAATCAGGTCACCGAGGAGGGCTCGGTGCTGGACGCCGCTCTCGCGCTGGCGGCACGGGTGACCGTGAACGCGCCGCTGTCCGTGCAGGCCAGCAAGCGCATCGCCTATGGCGTCGACGACGGCGTCATCGGCGACGAGGAAGCGGGCTGGGAGCGTACCGTGCGGGAGATGCGTTCCCTGATCAGATCCGAGGACGCCAAGGAGGGACCGTTGGCGTTCGCCGAGAAGCGGGAGCCGGTTTGGAAGGCGCGCTAA
- a CDS encoding NAD(P)/FAD-dependent oxidoreductase codes for MAYDADLLIAGGGPGGLATALHARAQGLSVIVAEPRDNPIDKACGEGLMPGGLAELTSLGVDPTGMPFHGIAYVSEHRRAEARFRDGPGRGVRRTTLHASLAARAKEQDTEWIRARVTSVQQDAHGVTAAGVRAKWLVAADGLHSPVRRAVGIEATAGTPRRYGVRWHFRLQTWSEFVEVHWSRWGEAYVTPVEPDLVGVAILSRRRPELEWFPWLANHLQGMGRGQARGCGPLRQVVSRRVAGRVLLVGDAAGYEDALTGEGISLAVKQAAAAVRAIVDDAPSSYEAAWRRVTRDYRLLTRGLVLASTPRAARRAIVPACALLPPVFRWGVNVLAH; via the coding sequence ATGGCATATGACGCCGATCTGCTGATCGCCGGCGGCGGCCCCGGTGGCCTCGCCACGGCGTTACACGCTCGCGCCCAAGGTCTTTCGGTGATCGTGGCCGAGCCGCGAGACAATCCGATCGACAAGGCCTGCGGCGAGGGGCTGATGCCCGGCGGCCTGGCCGAACTGACGTCGCTGGGCGTCGACCCGACCGGCATGCCGTTTCACGGGATCGCGTATGTGAGCGAACATCGCCGGGCCGAGGCGCGGTTTCGCGACGGGCCGGGCCGGGGGGTGCGACGCACCACGCTGCATGCCTCGCTGGCGGCGCGGGCCAAAGAGCAAGACACCGAATGGATCCGGGCGCGCGTGACCAGCGTCCAACAAGACGCCCATGGGGTGACGGCCGCTGGTGTGCGCGCGAAATGGTTGGTGGCGGCGGACGGACTGCATTCGCCGGTCCGCCGCGCCGTCGGGATCGAAGCGACGGCCGGAACACCGCGTCGCTATGGCGTGCGATGGCACTTCCGGCTGCAGACATGGTCGGAGTTTGTCGAAGTGCATTGGTCCCGTTGGGGTGAGGCGTACGTGACTCCGGTGGAGCCGGATCTGGTCGGCGTGGCGATCCTGTCCCGTCGGCGGCCCGAACTGGAGTGGTTTCCATGGCTGGCCAACCACCTGCAAGGTATGGGCCGCGGGCAGGCACGCGGCTGCGGCCCGCTGCGGCAGGTGGTGTCGCGCCGCGTCGCCGGACGCGTGCTGTTGGTCGGCGACGCGGCCGGCTACGAGGACGCCCTGACCGGCGAAGGCATCAGCCTTGCCGTCAAGCAGGCCGCCGCGGCGGTCCGCGCCATCGTCGACGACGCACCGTCGTCGTATGAGGCCGCGTGGCGCCGGGTTACCCGCGACTACCGGCTGCTCACCCGCGGGCTGGTGCTGGCCAGCACGCCACGCGCGGCGCGCCGGGCCATCGTGCCGGCGTGTGCACTACTGCCCCCGGTGTTCCGGTGGGGCGTGAACGTCTTGGCGCACTAG
- a CDS encoding isoprenylcysteine carboxyl methyltransferase family protein, giving the protein MVGPYHLLIGAVVIERLAELVVAQRNARWSFAQGGKEFGRPHYVVMVVLHTGLLLGCILEPWALHRPFIPWLGWPMLAVLVLSQALRWWCVKSLGRRWNTRVIVLPHAPLVRRGPYRLMHHPNYVAVVAEGFALPMVHTAWLTAVGFTLANAVLLSVRIRVENSALGYT; this is encoded by the coding sequence GTGGTAGGGCCGTATCACCTGCTGATCGGGGCGGTCGTCATCGAACGCCTCGCGGAGCTGGTGGTGGCTCAGCGCAATGCACGCTGGTCCTTCGCCCAGGGCGGCAAGGAGTTTGGTCGCCCACACTACGTCGTCATGGTCGTCCTGCATACGGGGCTGTTGCTTGGCTGCATCCTCGAACCGTGGGCGCTGCACCGCCCGTTCATACCGTGGCTTGGGTGGCCGATGCTGGCCGTGCTGGTGTTGAGCCAGGCGCTGCGCTGGTGGTGTGTCAAGTCGTTGGGCCGGCGGTGGAACACCCGCGTGATCGTGTTGCCCCACGCGCCGCTGGTGCGCCGGGGTCCGTACCGCTTGATGCACCACCCGAATTATGTTGCAGTGGTGGCCGAAGGGTTCGCGTTGCCGATGGTGCACACCGCATGGCTGACCGCGGTCGGCTTCACGCTGGCGAATGCGGTGTTGCTGAGCGTGCGCATCCGGGTGGAGAACTCCGCGCTGGGCTACACATGA
- a CDS encoding type III polyketide synthase — protein sequence METTGGNLACLGAQAPTAGTTANPTIAGVAVTFPPHRYSQEETIAALTDFAGPDFRRFAVTSGVQARQLALPLSRYPELSGFTEANDAYLDVALDLGERALLEALDDAKVKPAEVDIVFSTTITGLTVPSLEGRLATRVGLRPDVKRVPLFGLGCVGGAAGLARVHDYLRGFPNHVAALLAVELCSLTVQRDDRSVANLVASSLFGDGAAALIVTGADRAAAGPKLLATRSRIYPDTEEVLGWKVGSYGFRIILSVEVTTVVEKYLGDDVRRFLGDHGLSTTDVSTWVLHAAGPKVIDAVEDALELPADALERTRDSLRDNGNLSSVSVLDVLRPTMADPPPPGSIGLMIAMGPGFSSELVLFKW from the coding sequence ATGGAGACAACTGGGGGTAATTTGGCGTGTCTCGGTGCGCAAGCACCGACGGCCGGCACGACAGCTAATCCGACCATCGCGGGCGTGGCCGTGACGTTTCCGCCGCACCGATACAGCCAGGAGGAGACCATTGCGGCACTGACCGACTTTGCCGGCCCGGATTTTCGGCGGTTCGCTGTGACCAGCGGGGTCCAGGCCCGCCAGCTTGCGCTGCCACTGTCGCGATACCCCGAGCTGAGCGGCTTCACCGAGGCAAACGATGCCTACCTCGACGTCGCGCTCGACCTGGGCGAGCGGGCGCTGCTCGAGGCGCTCGATGACGCCAAGGTCAAGCCGGCAGAGGTCGATATCGTCTTTTCGACAACGATCACCGGGCTCACTGTCCCGTCGCTGGAGGGGCGGCTGGCCACGCGGGTGGGACTGCGACCCGACGTAAAGCGCGTGCCACTGTTCGGATTGGGCTGTGTCGGCGGCGCGGCCGGCCTCGCGCGCGTGCATGACTACCTGCGCGGCTTTCCCAACCACGTGGCCGCGCTGCTGGCGGTCGAACTGTGCTCGCTTACCGTTCAGCGCGACGACCGTTCGGTGGCCAATCTCGTCGCCTCCAGCCTGTTCGGTGACGGCGCCGCCGCCCTCATCGTGACCGGCGCCGACCGGGCAGCGGCCGGGCCTAAGTTACTGGCCACCCGCAGCCGGATCTATCCCGATACCGAGGAAGTGCTGGGCTGGAAGGTCGGCAGTTACGGGTTCCGGATCATTTTGTCGGTCGAGGTGACGACCGTCGTCGAGAAATACCTGGGCGACGATGTCCGGAGGTTCCTCGGCGACCACGGGCTGAGCACCACCGACGTGTCGACATGGGTCCTGCACGCCGCCGGCCCGAAGGTTATCGACGCCGTCGAGGATGCGCTCGAGCTACCCGCTGACGCCCTGGAGCGCACCCGAGATTCGTTGCGCGACAACGGCAACCTTTCATCGGTGTCGGTGCTGGACGTGCTGCGGCCGACTATGGCCGATCCGCCACCACCGGGCTCGATTGGCCTGATGATCGCGATGGGCCCGGGTTTCTCCTCCGAACTCGTGCTGTTCAAGTGGTAG
- a CDS encoding PE family protein, with product MSFMVAQPQMLSATATDLASIGSAIRAANAAAAAPTTAILAAAEDEVSAAVAAVFGAHAQGYQAVCTDAAAFHDQFVRALTAGAGAYVTAEAANVSPLQVLEQNVLGLINAPTQTLLGRPLIGNGANATMPGQPGGPGGLLYGNGGNGYNSTTPGVAGTRGGDAGLIGNGGAGGAGGPGVAGGAGGAGGPGVAGGPGARGGDGGNGGLLFGNGGAGGAGGAGGAGANGMNPGFVPPTSQANNGTPGTPNGTTVTGGDGGSGDPGAMNGQAGGDGGAGGAGVATSKADAAHGGRGGDGGNGFAGTVGATGGDGGRGGDATANGGPAFGGDGGNGGNGATGDPGGDGGNGGDATAGPAPSAGGHGGAGGTGGTGASGGNGGNGGEGLFNASGGDGGLGGFGGVGASAAGGGSGGAGGAGGRGGLLFGIGGAGGIGGDGGGGGAGDVGGTGGNGGHGGNGVNLGGSGGDGGTGGNGGAGGDGGNGGNGGAGGAGGLFGHSGSSGAGGAGGSGGAGGAGGAGGVGGLPGTGLGGDGNPGAPGGSGKAGASGAAGAAGRSG from the coding sequence ATGTCGTTCATGGTCGCGCAACCGCAGATGTTATCCGCTACCGCAACGGATTTGGCGAGTATCGGTTCGGCGATCAGAGCGGCCAACGCCGCGGCGGCGGCCCCGACCACGGCGATACTGGCCGCCGCCGAGGACGAGGTGTCGGCCGCGGTGGCAGCAGTGTTCGGGGCGCACGCTCAGGGATATCAGGCAGTTTGCACCGACGCAGCCGCGTTTCACGATCAGTTTGTCCGTGCGCTGACCGCGGGCGCGGGCGCGTATGTGACCGCCGAGGCCGCCAACGTGTCGCCGCTGCAGGTGCTGGAGCAGAACGTGCTGGGCCTGATCAACGCGCCCACCCAGACGCTGCTGGGTCGCCCGCTGATCGGCAACGGTGCCAACGCGACGATGCCGGGGCAGCCCGGCGGTCCCGGCGGGCTGCTCTACGGCAACGGCGGCAACGGCTACAACAGCACCACACCCGGGGTCGCCGGCACCAGAGGCGGGGATGCCGGGCTGATCGGCAACGGCGGGGCGGGCGGGGCCGGCGGGCCGGGCGTTGCCGGCGGGGCGGGCGGGGCCGGCGGGCCGGGCGTTGCCGGTGGGCCCGGCGCGCGCGGCGGCGACGGCGGCAATGGCGGGCTGCTGTTCGGCAACGGCGGGGCGGGCGGCGCGGGCGGCGCCGGCGGCGCCGGCGCCAACGGGATGAATCCCGGCTTCGTTCCCCCTACCAGCCAGGCGAACAATGGCACCCCGGGCACTCCTAACGGCACCACAGTGACCGGAGGCGATGGTGGATCCGGTGATCCCGGCGCCATGAACGGCCAGGCCGGCGGCGACGGCGGTGCCGGCGGCGCCGGCGTCGCTACATCCAAAGCCGACGCTGCCCACGGTGGACGCGGTGGTGACGGCGGTAACGGCTTCGCCGGTACCGTCGGCGCGACCGGCGGCGACGGCGGCCGGGGTGGCGACGCCACCGCCAACGGCGGCCCGGCATTCGGGGGCGATGGCGGCAATGGGGGCAACGGCGCCACTGGCGACCCGGGCGGCGACGGGGGTAACGGCGGTGACGCGACGGCCGGGCCGGCACCGAGTGCCGGCGGGCACGGTGGCGCGGGCGGTACCGGCGGCACCGGTGCCAGCGGCGGCAACGGCGGCAATGGTGGTGAAGGTTTATTCAACGCCAGCGGCGGCGATGGCGGCCTGGGCGGCTTCGGCGGTGTCGGGGCTTCGGCGGCCGGCGGCGGCAGCGGCGGCGCCGGGGGTGCCGGCGGTCGTGGCGGATTGCTGTTCGGTATCGGCGGCGCCGGCGGCATCGGCGGCGACGGCGGCGGCGGCGGCGCTGGCGACGTCGGAGGGACCGGCGGTAACGGCGGCCACGGTGGCAACGGCGTCAACTTGGGCGGCAGTGGCGGCGACGGCGGCACCGGCGGCAACGGCGGCGCAGGTGGCGACGGCGGCAACGGCGGCAACGGCGGCGCCGGCGGGGCGGGTGGCCTGTTTGGTCACTCGGGCAGCTCGGGCGCTGGCGGCGCCGGCGGCAGCGGTGGGGCCGGGGGCGCCGGTGGCGCGGGCGGCGTTGGTGGCCTGCCCGGAACCGGGCTCGGCGGCGACGGTAACCCCGGCGCGCCCGGGGGATCCGGCAAAGCCGGCGCGTCCGGTGCCGCTGGCGCCGCCGGCCGATCCGGCTGA
- a CDS encoding CPBP family intramembrane glutamic endopeptidase codes for MSQPTSPHRTGVVEEFRRAITNVAVPHHEPPAVIRRRRIVVGVTLVIGAAVLGFSLRRAPGEPSFYWLTMALAVVWGVGALISGPLHLGGICWRGRNQRPVITGTTIGLLLGGIFVLGGLITKELPRTAELITRVLQFVHQGSFLLIVLIALANGIAEEMFFRGALYTALGRHHPVAISTLLYIGAIMATGNPTLGFAAIILGTVCALERRATGGILAPVLTHFVWGLIMVLALPPVFGV; via the coding sequence ATGAGTCAGCCCACCAGTCCCCACCGCACCGGCGTTGTCGAAGAGTTTCGTCGCGCGATCACCAATGTGGCTGTGCCACATCATGAACCGCCCGCAGTGATACGGCGCCGGCGCATCGTCGTCGGCGTCACTCTGGTGATCGGCGCAGCGGTCCTGGGCTTTTCGCTGAGGCGGGCACCGGGCGAGCCGAGCTTCTACTGGCTGACCATGGCGCTGGCGGTCGTGTGGGGCGTCGGTGCGCTGATCTCCGGGCCGCTGCATCTGGGTGGCATCTGCTGGCGCGGCCGAAACCAGCGCCCGGTCATCACCGGGACCACCATCGGCCTACTGCTCGGAGGCATCTTCGTGCTGGGCGGGCTGATCACCAAGGAACTTCCGCGCACAGCCGAGTTGATCACGCGCGTACTGCAATTCGTCCATCAGGGATCGTTTCTACTGATCGTGCTGATCGCCCTCGCCAACGGCATCGCGGAGGAGATGTTTTTCCGCGGAGCGCTGTACACCGCGCTGGGCCGGCACCATCCCGTGGCCATCTCGACCCTGCTGTACATCGGCGCCATCATGGCCACTGGGAACCCGACGCTCGGTTTCGCGGCGATCATCCTGGGGACGGTGTGCGCGCTGGAACGCCGGGCCACCGGCGGGATATTGGCGCCGGTGCTGACCCATTTTGTCTGGGGTCTGATCATGGTGCTCGCGCTTCCGCCGGTGTTCGGCGTCTGA
- a CDS encoding enoyl-CoA hydratase: MSNSGIDTQTIVAGLAVSLVDGVLSVTIDRPESLNSLTPPMLEGMADVMERAGGDPRVKVVRLGGAGRGFSSGGAITLADFWGSGSAMTYVEACNRAVRAIAAMPHPVVAVVQGPAAGCGVSLALACDLVLASENAFFTLAYTNIGLMPDGGASATVAAAVGRIRAMRMALLAEQVPAVEALACGLVSAVYPAADFQAEVDKVIERLLAGPPIAFAKTKEAINAATLELEPAFARELQGQALLLQASDFVEGASAFRQRRTPTFTGS, translated from the coding sequence ATGTCGAATTCGGGTATCGACACGCAGACAATTGTCGCGGGTCTTGCTGTCAGCCTGGTGGACGGGGTGCTGTCGGTGACCATCGATCGCCCCGAGAGCCTCAACTCGCTGACGCCGCCGATGCTGGAGGGAATGGCCGATGTCATGGAGCGCGCGGGCGGCGACCCACGGGTGAAGGTGGTCCGCTTGGGCGGTGCCGGCCGCGGCTTCAGCTCGGGCGGGGCCATCACCCTGGCCGATTTCTGGGGCAGCGGCTCGGCAATGACCTACGTGGAGGCGTGCAATCGCGCGGTGCGAGCGATCGCGGCGATGCCGCACCCGGTCGTCGCCGTCGTGCAGGGGCCGGCGGCCGGTTGCGGCGTTTCGCTCGCGCTCGCGTGTGACCTCGTATTGGCTTCTGAGAACGCGTTTTTCACGCTCGCCTACACGAATATCGGATTGATGCCCGACGGCGGCGCCTCGGCGACGGTGGCGGCCGCGGTTGGCCGGATCCGGGCGATGCGGATGGCGCTGCTGGCCGAGCAGGTGCCGGCCGTCGAGGCCTTGGCCTGCGGCCTGGTCAGCGCCGTCTATCCGGCGGCCGACTTCCAGGCCGAGGTGGACAAGGTCATCGAGAGGTTACTCGCGGGCCCTCCGATTGCGTTCGCCAAGACCAAGGAAGCGATCAACGCGGCCACTCTGGAATTGGAACCCGCTTTCGCCCGCGAATTGCAGGGCCAGGCGCTCCTGCTGCAAGCTAGCGACTTCGTCGAGGGCGCATCGGCGTTCCGGCAACGCCGCACCCCTACGTTCACCGGCTCCTGA
- a CDS encoding CaiB/BaiF CoA transferase family protein: MAGPLNGLRVVELAGIGPGPHAAMILGDLGADVVRIDRPSAGPGGTAKDAMLRNRRIVTADLKSDQGRELVLKLVAKADVMIEGYRPGVTERLGLGPEDCAKVNDRLIYARMTGWGQTGPRSQQAGHDINYISLNGVLHAIGRAGERPVPPLNLVGDFGGGSMFLLVGILAALWERQRSGRGQVVDAAMVDGSSVLVQMMWAMRASGMWSDTRGTNMLDGGAPYYDTYECADGRYVAVGAIEPQFYSALLAGLGLDGADLPPQNDVTRWPELRAVLTEAFAGRDRDHWAKVFADSDACVTPVLAFGEVHDEPHITERRTFYEVNGGLQPMPAPRFSRTMPDQPRPPGAPENDIEAVVRSWSDDEGVAWRSGTP, translated from the coding sequence ATGGCGGGACCGCTGAACGGGCTGCGAGTCGTCGAGTTGGCCGGCATCGGGCCGGGCCCCCACGCCGCGATGATCCTCGGTGATCTCGGCGCCGACGTGGTGCGCATCGACCGCCCGTCAGCCGGGCCTGGCGGCACAGCAAAGGACGCTATGTTGCGCAACCGGCGCATCGTGACCGCGGATCTGAAGTCCGACCAGGGCCGTGAGCTGGTGCTCAAGCTCGTCGCCAAGGCCGACGTCATGATCGAGGGCTATCGCCCCGGTGTCACCGAGCGGCTCGGCCTGGGCCCCGAAGACTGCGCGAAGGTCAATGACCGGCTGATCTATGCCCGCATGACCGGATGGGGCCAGACCGGCCCACGCAGCCAGCAGGCCGGTCACGACATCAACTACATCTCGCTTAACGGCGTCCTACACGCCATCGGTCGGGCGGGCGAGCGGCCGGTGCCGCCGCTGAACCTGGTCGGTGATTTCGGTGGCGGCTCGATGTTCCTGCTGGTCGGCATCCTGGCCGCACTGTGGGAGCGGCAGAGGTCCGGCAGGGGACAGGTCGTCGACGCCGCGATGGTCGACGGCTCCAGCGTGCTGGTGCAGATGATGTGGGCGATGCGCGCCTCGGGCATGTGGTCGGACACCCGTGGCACCAACATGCTCGACGGCGGCGCGCCCTACTACGACACCTACGAGTGCGCCGACGGCCGCTACGTCGCCGTCGGCGCGATCGAGCCGCAGTTCTACTCCGCCCTGCTGGCCGGGCTGGGGCTGGACGGCGCCGACCTGCCGCCGCAGAACGACGTCACCCGCTGGCCCGAACTGCGGGCCGTGCTTACGGAGGCGTTCGCCGGTCGCGACCGGGATCATTGGGCCAAGGTGTTCGCCGACTCCGACGCCTGCGTGACGCCGGTGCTGGCGTTCGGCGAGGTGCACGACGAGCCGCACATCACCGAGCGGCGCACCTTCTATGAGGTGAACGGCGGTTTGCAGCCGATGCCGGCGCCGCGGTTCTCGCGGACCATGCCGGACCAACCACGCCCGCCGGGCGCGCCCGAGAACGACATCGAAGCGGTAGTCCGCAGTTGGAGCGATGACGAAGGAGTCGCATGGAGATCAGGGACGCCGTAG
- a CDS encoding 3-hydroxyacyl-CoA dehydrogenase: protein MEIRDAVAVVTGGASGLGLATTKRLLDAGAQVVVLDLRGDDVVGELGDRARFALADVTDEAAVAGALDSAQSMGPLRIVVNCAGTGNAIRVLGRDGVFPLDAFRKIVDINLVGTFNVLRLGAERIAKTEPLGEERGVIINTASVAAFDGQVGQAAYSASKGGVVGMTLPIARDLASHRIRVVTIAPGLFDTPLLASLPEDARASLGKQVPHPSRLGNPDEYGALAVHIIENPMLNGEVIRLDGAIRMAPR from the coding sequence ATGGAGATCAGGGACGCCGTAGCGGTCGTCACCGGTGGCGCGTCGGGTTTGGGCCTGGCGACCACCAAGCGGCTGTTGGACGCCGGGGCACAGGTCGTGGTGCTGGACCTCAGGGGCGACGACGTGGTCGGCGAGCTGGGGGATCGTGCGCGCTTCGCGCTGGCCGATGTCACCGACGAGGCCGCGGTCGCCGGCGCCCTGGACAGCGCGCAATCAATGGGCCCGCTGCGCATCGTCGTCAACTGCGCCGGCACCGGCAACGCGATTCGCGTGCTGGGCCGCGACGGCGTCTTCCCGTTGGATGCTTTCCGCAAGATCGTGGATATCAACCTGGTGGGCACGTTCAACGTGCTGCGGCTGGGCGCCGAGCGAATCGCCAAGACCGAGCCCCTCGGGGAGGAGCGCGGCGTCATCATCAACACCGCGTCGGTGGCCGCGTTCGATGGCCAGGTCGGGCAGGCCGCCTACTCGGCGTCCAAGGGTGGCGTCGTCGGGATGACCCTGCCGATCGCGCGCGACCTGGCCAGCCACCGCATCCGGGTGGTCACGATCGCGCCCGGGTTGTTCGACACCCCGCTGCTGGCCTCCCTGCCCGAGGACGCCCGAGCCTCACTCGGCAAGCAGGTTCCGCATCCGTCGCGGCTGGGCAACCCGGACGAGTACGGGGCTTTGGCCGTGCACATCATCGAAAACCCGATGCTCAACGGCGAGGTCATCCGCCTGGACGGCGCCATCCGCATGGCGCCGCGCTAG
- a CDS encoding MMPL family transporter yields the protein MLQRIARLAIAAPRRIIGVAALVFVAAAVFGIPVAKSLSPGGFQDPNSESARAIKVLTDKFGQSGQKMLILVTAPAGADSEQARKVGTDVVGQLQRSPLVYNVTSPWTGPGSEPPRASADLVSSDGKSGLIVVNIRGGENDAQRSAQTLADEVVHDRDGVTVRAGGSAMEYAQINTQNQDDLLVMELIAIPLSFLVLVWVFGGLLAAALPMTLGALAVVGSMSVLRLVTYTTEVSIFALNLSTAMGLALAIDYTLLIISRYRDELAEGSDRDEALIRTMATSGRTVLFSAITVALSMSATVAFPMYFLKSFAYAGVATVAFVATASIVITPAAIVLLGPRLDSLDVRRLARRVLRRPDPVHKPVEQLFWYRSSKFVMRRWLPTGLAVVALLVLLGLPFFSVTWGFPDDRVLPTSASSHQVGDRLRTGFARDSATAVPVVIPDARGLSPADLDAYAADLSRVTDVPAVSAPGGTFVGGNRVGPPTAATGLADGSAFLTVSSAAPLFSEASGTQLKRLHEVAGPAGRSVQMAGVAQVNRDSVDAVTDRLPLVLGLMATITFILLFLLTGSVVLPIKALMCNVLSLTAAFGALVWIFQDGHLGALGTTPSGTLVANMPVLLFCIAFGLSMDYEVFLISRIREYWLASGAARPANPSAAHAHAANDESVAHGVARTGRVITAAALVMSMSFAALIAAHVSFMRMFGLGLTLAVAADATLVRMVLVPAFMHVMGRWNWWAPNPLVWLHERLGISEGLEGAGALDEAAAPESAVSPSARSDVPPIPASVTRGG from the coding sequence ATGCTTCAGAGGATCGCTCGGCTTGCTATTGCGGCGCCGCGTCGAATCATCGGGGTGGCCGCCTTGGTTTTTGTCGCGGCCGCGGTCTTCGGCATTCCGGTTGCCAAGAGCCTGTCCCCGGGCGGCTTCCAAGACCCGAACTCGGAGTCGGCGCGGGCCATCAAGGTGTTGACCGACAAATTCGGGCAGAGCGGTCAGAAGATGCTGATCTTGGTGACGGCTCCCGCTGGCGCCGACAGCGAACAGGCCCGCAAGGTGGGTACCGACGTCGTCGGCCAGCTGCAACGGTCGCCGCTGGTATACAACGTGACCTCGCCCTGGACCGGACCTGGTTCCGAGCCGCCGCGGGCCTCAGCGGATCTGGTCAGCTCCGACGGCAAGTCGGGGTTGATCGTGGTCAACATCAGAGGCGGCGAAAACGACGCGCAGAGGAGCGCCCAAACCCTGGCGGACGAGGTCGTCCACGACCGTGATGGCGTCACCGTGCGCGCCGGTGGCTCGGCGATGGAGTACGCCCAGATCAACACGCAGAACCAGGACGACCTGCTGGTCATGGAGCTGATCGCGATTCCGCTCAGCTTCCTGGTGCTGGTCTGGGTGTTCGGTGGGCTGCTGGCAGCGGCACTGCCGATGACCCTCGGAGCATTGGCCGTCGTCGGCTCAATGTCGGTCCTGCGACTGGTCACGTATACCACCGAGGTGTCGATATTCGCGCTCAACCTGAGCACCGCGATGGGTCTGGCGTTGGCCATCGACTACACGCTGCTGATCATCAGCCGCTACCGCGACGAGCTGGCCGAGGGCAGTGATCGAGACGAGGCACTGATCCGGACCATGGCGACGTCCGGTCGCACCGTGTTGTTCTCCGCGATCACCGTGGCGTTGTCAATGTCGGCGACGGTGGCGTTCCCGATGTACTTCCTGAAGTCGTTCGCCTATGCCGGAGTGGCCACGGTGGCCTTCGTCGCGACCGCGTCCATCGTGATAACCCCGGCCGCGATCGTGCTGCTGGGCCCCCGGCTGGATTCTTTGGACGTGCGCCGGCTGGCGCGGCGTGTATTGCGCCGGCCGGATCCGGTGCACAAACCGGTCGAGCAGCTGTTCTGGTACCGGTCGAGCAAGTTTGTGATGCGGCGCTGGCTGCCGACCGGGCTGGCCGTCGTCGCGCTGCTGGTGCTGCTCGGGCTTCCGTTCTTCTCGGTGACATGGGGTTTCCCGGACGACCGGGTGCTGCCGACTTCGGCGTCGTCGCACCAGGTCGGTGACCGGTTGCGCACCGGTTTCGCGCGCGATTCCGCGACCGCGGTGCCCGTCGTTATCCCCGACGCCCGTGGCTTGAGCCCCGCGGACCTGGACGCCTATGCCGCCGATCTGTCACGGGTTACAGACGTGCCTGCGGTGAGCGCGCCGGGTGGCACGTTCGTGGGCGGAAACCGGGTGGGCCCACCGACCGCGGCCACCGGGTTGGCCGACGGCAGCGCATTTTTGACCGTGAGCAGCGCGGCGCCGCTGTTTTCGGAGGCGTCCGGCACTCAGCTCAAGCGGTTGCACGAGGTGGCCGGGCCCGCCGGCCGATCCGTCCAGATGGCCGGTGTCGCGCAGGTCAACCGCGACAGCGTGGATGCGGTGACCGATCGGCTTCCGCTGGTGCTGGGGCTGATGGCCACCATCACCTTCATATTGCTGTTCCTGCTCACCGGCAGCGTGGTGCTGCCGATCAAGGCGCTGATGTGTAATGTGCTGTCGTTGACGGCGGCGTTCGGCGCGCTGGTATGGATCTTCCAGGACGGCCATCTCGGCGCGCTCGGGACAACCCCGAGCGGGACGCTGGTGGCCAACATGCCGGTGTTGCTGTTCTGCATTGCATTTGGGTTGTCCATGGATTACGAGGTGTTCTTGATCTCCAGGATCCGTGAATACTGGCTGGCTTCCGGAGCCGCTCGACCGGCAAACCCGAGCGCGGCCCACGCGCACGCCGCCAACGACGAGAGCGTGGCACACGGCGTGGCCCGCACCGGCCGGGTGATCACCGCCGCCGCGTTGGTCATGTCGATGTCGTTCGCCGCGCTGATCGCCGCGCATGTGTCGTTCATGCGGATGTTCGGCCTCGGCCTGACGCTTGCCGTGGCCGCCGATGCCACCCTGGTCCGGATGGTTCTGGTGCCCGCCTTCATGCACGTGATGGGCCGGTGGAACTGGTGGGCGCCCAACCCTCTGGTGTGGCTGCACGAGCGGTTGGGCATCAGCGAGGGCCTAGAAGGAGCCGGGGCACTCGACGAGGCCGCGGCGCCCGAGTCCGCCGTGTCGCCGTCGGCGCGCTCCGACGTGCCACCGATCCCCGCCTCGGTGACGCGCGGTGGTTAG